The window CCGTTTCGCTTTGATTATCAAAAAGGAGTCAGGGCTGAAAATCCGTGTTGGCCCCGTGTTCCATCCGTGGCCAAAAAACCACTCACCCCAACGCCGCAATCGCCGCCTCATACGCCGACGACGTTTCCTGAAACGCCTCAACCGTGAAATTCAAGTCGCGCAACAACCCATCCTTCAAACCATAAATCCAACTATGCACCGTCAATTCCTGCCCGCGTTCCCACGCGTCGCGCGCGATACTCGTATGGCAAACATTCGCCGCCTGCTCGATCACATTCAATTCACAAAGCCGGTTGGCCGCCTCCGTGTCGTTGTCTGCGGCGCTTAAAAATGTTTGATGCTTCTGCCGCACATCCTGGACATGCCGCAGCCAGTTATCACTCAAGCCAAGGCGGTCGCGACGAAAAGCTGCCCGGACACCGCTGCAACCATAATGCCCGCAAACGATGATGTGCCGAACCTTGAGCAGATCCACCGCAAACTGCATCACCGACAAACAATTCAGGTCCGTATGAACCACGAGATTGGCAATGTTGCGGTGGACGAATATTTCCCCCGGCAACTGCCCCACGATTTCATTCGCCGGAACCCGGCTGTCCGAGCACCCGATCCACAAATAATTCGGCGATTGCTGCTTTGAAAGCTTGAGAAAAAATTCCGGGTCTTGCTGCCGAATGCGCTCGGCCCATTCTTTGTTGCTCGCGAAAAGATGATTCAGAGTTTGCATATAAACTCAGATCATCATAAAAGCCGCCCCACGAATAGCCTAGCGTTTTATTCCCACGGTTGAATTCCCCGTCCACCAGCATACTCACATCTCCCCCATCCAAAATTCCGTATTAAACTCCGTGTTCCATCCGTGGCGAAAAAAAATCCAGCCACCTCACCGCTTACCCTCCTTCGGAATAAAACCCGGAACCCCCGTCTGCGTCACCGAATTAAGCCGCACCCGCGTTTGAATCCGGCTGATCTTCTCAACCGCCGCTTCCGGAATCTCCGCGATTTCATAATTCTCCCGGGCCCGCTCCAAAGTCTTCGCCGTCGTGAGCACCGCCGTCCCCCGTTGAATCCCCCACGCCAACAGCACCTGCGCCGGCGTCAAAGAAGTTTGCCGCGCGATCGCCAATACCGCCGCATCTTCCAGCGGACCCGGTTTCGCACCATGACCTAACGGCGCAAACGCCAAAAGCACAATCCCCTTCTGCTTGCAAAATTCCAGCAACTCCGTCTGCGGATGATACGGATGCGCCTCCACCTGAACCACCGCCGGCTTGATCCGCGCCGCCTCATAGACCGGCACCAGATTTTCCAAAACCACATCCGACAATCCAATCGCCCGGCACTTGCCCTGATCCACGAGACTTTCCATCGCCTTCCAGGTATCCAGCAAAGTCACGCCCTTATCATAAATAATATTGCCGCTCGCATCCCGCGGTTCCACGTTGTCCCCCGCCTGAAACGCAAACGGCGTATGAATCAAATAAAGGTCCGCGTAACGAATCCCAAGCCGCTCACAACTCCCGTCGAACGCCGGCCCAACCCGTTCCGGCCGGTGATTGCTATTCCACAACTTCGTCGTGAGGAACAAATCCTCGCGCGCAACCACCCCGCTCCCAAGCGCCGTCTGCAATGCCTCCCCCACCTCCCGCTCATTGCGATACCGTTCCGCGCAATCAAAATGTCGAAACCCAACCTTCAACGCGTTCGCCGTCGCACTCCTAGTTTCCGCCGGATCGGGAATCAACGTGCCGAAACCGAGCGCCGGCATCGCGCCTGTGCCAAATTTAAGGGGAATTTTCGCAAGCCGAAGACCGGAAGGATAATTTGTTATCATATATTTATTGCCAACCAGCCCAATTTCATTTGGCCGCATCA is drawn from Verrucomicrobiia bacterium and contains these coding sequences:
- the can gene encoding carbonate dehydratase, which encodes MQTLNHLFASNKEWAERIRQQDPEFFLKLSKQQSPNYLWIGCSDSRVPANEIVGQLPGEIFVHRNIANLVVHTDLNCLSVMQFAVDLLKVRHIIVCGHYGCSGVRAAFRRDRLGLSDNWLRHVQDVRQKHQTFLSAADNDTEAANRLCELNVIEQAANVCHTSIARDAWERGQELTVHSWIYGLKDGLLRDLNFTVEAFQETSSAYEAAIAALG
- a CDS encoding aldo/keto reductase; protein product: MITNYPSGLRLAKIPLKFGTGAMPALGFGTLIPDPAETRSATANALKVGFRHFDCAERYRNEREVGEALQTALGSGVVAREDLFLTTKLWNSNHRPERVGPAFDGSCERLGIRYADLYLIHTPFAFQAGDNVEPRDASGNIIYDKGVTLLDTWKAMESLVDQGKCRAIGLSDVVLENLVPVYEAARIKPAVVQVEAHPYHPQTELLEFCKQKGIVLLAFAPLGHGAKPGPLEDAAVLAIARQTSLTPAQVLLAWGIQRGTAVLTTAKTLERARENYEIAEIPEAAVEKISRIQTRVRLNSVTQTGVPGFIPKEGKR